The region CCGAGGCTGTGCGCCTCGGTCCGGTGGTCCATGCCGCGGATCCAGGCCGGGCGGTGGCAGAGCCGGCGCGCGGTGTCCCCGGCGGCGAGCACGACGGCGGCCGCGCCGTCGCCGACCGGCGGGCAGTCGTGGCGGCGCAGCGGCCGCACCAGATACGGGTCGTCCAGGAGAGCCTCGGGCGGCGGTGAACCGGTCACCTGCGCATGCGGATTGTCCTCGGCCGCGGTCCGGCTGCGCGCGGCGACCGCGGCCAGCGCCCGCTCGTCGGCGCCGCTGTCCTCCGCGTCGAGCAGCGCCCGGGCCTGGAGGGCGGCGAGGGAGACCGAGTCCGGCCACAGGGGCGCCACGTAGTACGGGTCGAGCTGGCGGGTCAGGACCTCCCGGAGATCACCGGGTGAGGACTTGCCGTAGGAGTAGACGAGCGCGGTCTCCGCCTCCCCCGTCAGCAGCCTCGTCCATGCCTCGTACAGCGCCCAGGCGCCGTCCATCTCCACATGGGACTCCGAGATCGGCGGCCAGGCGCCGACGCCGTCGAGGGCCATGGTGAAGGAGAAGGCCCGGCCCGCCAGATAGTCGGAGGAGCCGGAGCAGGTGAAGTCGATCTCGCCCGCCTGGAGTCCGACCGCGTCGAGCACCTCATGGAGGACGGGCATCAGCATCTCGACCTCGGAGACCTCCGCGCTGTCGCGTCGGTGATCGCTCTGGCCGAAGGCGACGATGGCAACCTCTCGCATCTACAACAGCTCCTTGTAGGTGTCGTAGTCGGCGTCGGGTTCGCCGGTGGGGCGGTAGTGGTCGGGGTAGCGGCTGGCCTCGCTCCATACGGGCTCCACGCGCAGCCCCATGCGCACCTGGTCGTAGGGGATGCCGCCGACGCGCCCGTGGAGGGCCAGACCGGCGCCGTCCAGGGCGATATGGGCGTAGACGTACGGCACTTCGATATCGAGGTTGCGGGCCTTGATGTTCACGATGCAGAAGGTGGTGACCGTGCCGCGCGGGCCGACCTCCACCTGCTCGTCGGTGGCGACCCCGCAGGTGGGGCAGGCGCCCCGGGGCGGGACGTACACCTTGCGGCAGGACGGGCAGCGCTCCCCTTGGGTGGTGCGGCCGGCGAGGGCCTTCAGATAGCGCGACTGGGCGCGGCCGGGTGCGTAGGTGTAGTCGAGGCGGGCGGGGGCCACGATGCCGGTGACGGGGTCGGTGAACTCCCCGTTGTGCGGCACGGCTTCGCCGCCCTCGGCGCCGTCGTACGGCTCGAAGCAGGCGATGTCGGTGATGGCGCCCACGCGCTCCCCGGCCCAGCGGATCCGCACCCGCATACCGGTGCGCACCGCGTCGGGGCCGGGTGCGTCGACGGCGTGGAGGAGGGCGGTGTCCGCGCCGTCCAGCCGCACCAGCACCCAGGCGAAGGGGGTGTCCAGGGGCTGGCCGCGGCGCGGCGCGGGGTTCCAGGCCCAGGTGGTGACGGTGCCGGTGGGGGCGACCTCGACCAGGTCGGACAGCTCGTCGGCGGTGACCGGGTCGTATTCGACGGGCGGCATCAGCACCCGGCCGTCGGTGGTGCGTACGCCGAGCACGGTGCGTTCGCGCAGTCCGGTGAGGAAGGCGCTCTGCACCGGTCCGAGGGAGCGGGTGAAGGGGAACTCGACGACCAAAGGCGCCTGGAGCACCTCGGGTGAGGGAGCCGGGGTCATGGGGGGTGCGTCTCCTTCCGCGCGGCCGGCGTGGGGCGGCGGCCTGAGGTGTTGGGGGATCACGCCCGGCGGTAGACCGGCGGCCGCTTCTCCGTGAAGGCTTTCGAACCCTCCTTGGCGTCGGCGGTGTCGAAGACCGGCCAGCCGCGTTCGAGTTCGGACTTCAGGCCGTCGGATTCGGTCATCTCGGCGGTCTCGTAGACGGACGCCTTGACCGCCTCGACGGCGAGCGGACCGTTGGCGTTGATGAGTTCGGCGATCTCCAGGGCCTTCCCCAGCGCCGTGCCGTCCGGGACGACATGGCCGATCAGCCCGATCCGCGCCGCCTCCTCGGCCGGGTAGGGGCGCCCGGTCAGCAGCATCTCCAGGGCATGGGTGCGGGGCAGTTGGCGGGCCAGCCGTACGGTGGAGCCGCCGATGGGGAACAGCCCGCGCCGGACCTCGAAGAGCCCGAAGGTGGCGCCGCGGCCCGCGACCCGGATGTCGGTGCCCTGCAGGATCTCGGTGCCGCCCGCGACACAGGGGCCCTCCACGGCGGCGATCACCGGCTTGCGCGGCCGATGGTGGCGGAGCATCGCCTTCCAGTGCAGATCGGGGTCGGCCGCGAGGCGGTCGCGGACGTGCTGTCCGTCCATCCGGCCGCCGCCCGCGAGCGCCTTGAGGTCCATTCCCGCGCAGAAGGCCCCGCCGGCGCCGGTGAGCACCACGGAGCGCACGGCATCGTCCTCGTCGGCCTCGGCCCAGCCGTCGTACAGCCCGACCAGCATCGGCAGCGACAGCGCGTTCCTGGCCTCTGGCCGGTTCAAGGTGAGCACCAGGGTCGCGCCGACGCGCTCGACGATGAGGTGTTCGGTCCCGCTTGTCACGACGTCCTCCCGTCTCGAGACCTAGAACAGGTTGCAGCAGGGGAAGGCCGACTTCAAGAGAAATCTGATGCTCAGTCAGATTTCTTCGACCGGGGGCCTTCCCACCTCATCCCCGCGCGGCTCTAATGAGCGCCGAGCCGCCGGATCGAGGGGTCAGGAGGAGCCATGGAGTACAACCTTGCCGACCTGTTCGAGTCGATCGTCGACACGGTGCCAGGCAGAGAGGCGCTGGTGTACCTGGACCACCCCGGCACCGGAGCCGAGCGGCGGCTCACCTACGCCCAGCTCGACGCCGCCGCCAACCGGCTCGCCCACCATCTGCGGGACAGCGGCATCGCCCCGGGCGAGCATGTCGGGCTGCATCTGTGCAACGGTGTCGAGTACCTCCAGACCGCCCTGGCCTGCGTGAAGATCCGGGCGGTGCCGGTGAACGTCAACTACCGCTACGTGGAAGAGGAGTTGGTCTATCTCTACCGCGACGCGGACCTGGCCGCGCTGGTCTACGACGCCGAGTTCGGCGAGCGGGTGGCCGCCGCGCTGCCGCACACCGACAGCCTGCGCCATCTGGTGCGGGTCGGCACCGGGGACGGCCCCCGTACGTCCGTGGCGTTCACCGACGCCGAGGCGTCCGGGTCGCCCGAGCGCGGCTTCCCGGCGCGGTCCGCCGACGACCGCTTCATCATCTACACCGGCGGCACCACCGGTATGCCCAAAGGCGTGATGTGGCGGCAGGAGGACCTCTTCTTCTCCGGACTGGGCGGCGGCGCTCCGACCGGCCGGCCCGTCGGGCGCCCGGAGGAGCTGGCCGAGCGGGTGGCCGCGGGCGGCGAGGGGCTGGTCTTCTTCCCCACCCCGCCGCTGATGCACGGCACCTCCACCCTTACCGCCTTCATCGGGTTCAACTTCGGTCAGAAGGTGGTGCTGCACCGAAAGTTCGTGCCCCAGGATGTGCTGAGGACGGTCGAGAAGGAGAAGGTCACCACCGTCTCGCTGGTCGGCGACGCGATGCTGCGACCCCTGGTGGACGCCCTGACCGGCCCCCTCAAGGGCACCGACCTCTCCTCGCTGCTCAGCGTCAGCAGCTCGGGCGCGATCCTGTCGGAGACCGTACGCGCCCAGTTCGCCGAACTCGCCCCGCACACCCTGCTGCTGAACAACTTCGGCTCCTCGGAGTCCGGGTTCAACGGCACGGCCACCGACGACTCCGGCCCCGAGAAGGGCTTCCGGCTGCGCGTCAACGCCCGTACGACGGTGGTGGACCCGGCGACCCTCGCCCCCGTGGCGCCCGGCGAGCCCGGCCGGATCGCCCAGCGCGGACATGTGCCGCTCGGCTACTACAACGACGCGAAGAAGACCGCCGAGACGTTCTTCGAGGCGGACGGGGAGCGCTGGGTGCTGCTCGGCGACATGGCCACCGTCGACGAGCAGGGCGTGATCACCGTTCTCGGGCGCGGTTCGCAGTGCATCAACACCGGCGGCGAGAAGGTCTATCCCGAAGAGGTCGAACAGGCCCTGAAGGCCCATCCGGACGTATACGACGCGCTGGTGGCGGGCGTCCCCGACCCCCGCTGGGGCCATCGCGTCGCGGCCGTCGTCCAGCCCCGGACACAGACGTCCGGGCTCACCGCCGACGCGATCCGCGACCACTGCCGGGAGCGGCTCGCGGGCTACAAGATCCCACGTACGGTCGTCTTCACCGACCGCATCCAGCGCTCCCCCAGCGGCAAGGCGGACTACCGCTGGGCGCGAGCGGTCGCGCAGGAGGCGGACCGGGACACCCCGCACGGCGGCTGAACCGTTGCGCACGGCGGCCAGGGCCTGTCCGACGGATGGTGACGCCTGCGGCGGGCTGCTCCCCACCCCGCCCCTTCCCGCAGCCTCGATATGCGGCTCCGCCGCGTGGTGGGGCTCCGCCCCACACCCCAGGGCCCAACGGGCCTTCCCGAAACCGAGGCTCGCACCAGGCCCCGGGGTCCAGGGTGCGCCTTCCCGAAACCGGCGCTTCGCCCCAAACCCCGGTGTCCAGGGGCGAAGCCCCTGGTCACGGGAAGGGGCGGGGAGCCAATCCAGCCCCTCCGGCGCCCGAGTGCCCGTTATGTGCGCCGAACGTAGCCGGCCGCCCGTCATCTGGACCCGTGGCCTGGGCGGCGTCTGACCCGCCGCACGACCCGGCCTGCCGAACGGCGCGACGTCAGCCCGTACTACCTCGCACAAGCCGCCTGACGCAGGTGCTCACCCCGGCAGCTCCGCATCAGCGCGCCCCTGGGTGCGGCACTGCCCTGTCCGGGGCTCCCCACCACGCGTTGAGTCACGGATGGAACCGCCACCGGCCTTCGGAAATGACATCCACCTTGCCGTCCCTGACGCGAACGGCCGTCTCGTCGTCGATGAAGTAGATCGGGAAGTCCGCCCGCGCAGCGATGCGATCAGCCCAGGCGTCGTCCCGCTCGGGGAAATCCGGCGAGTACAGGTGGGGCTTGAGATACCAGTCGAAGAGGCCGAACGGCGGCTCCACGGTCGTCGCGCCGAGCACGTGGAGGTCCGTGGCGTCCCCGATGACGTCGGCGGAGTGTCCGGTGAGATTCCGGCTGAAGATCATTGATCCGGCGCTCACCCCCACGTAGACCCGGTTCTCCAGCGCCTGAAGGAAGCCGTCGGCCAGGCCGTTGCCGGTGATGCTGCGCGCGAGGTGGTAGTGGCTGCCGCCCTCGACATAGATGACGTCGGCGTGAAGCAGCCGGTCGAGCACCATCTGCCGGGGCAGGCCGTTCAGCTCCAGGACGTCGAACTCCCGCCAGCCGAGGCCGTGCAGCAGGTTCATGTCCGCGACGAACCACCCGTGGTCCCCGGGCTCGGCAACGGACGCCGTGGGAACGTACACGACGTTGGCCGACCCGAACGGCTTTCCCAGCATGTCCCGCAGCGCATCCCGCAGCGTCTCGTTGCGCAGGCCACTCGCCGTCAACAGAAAGTTCATCGGGCGAGCCAAGCACGACTGACGGACCCCGCGCAACGAACCCAGGATCCACCGATGCCGTCATGGCATGGCCGCATCAGGAACAGGCTCCGAGGAGCGGGGTCCTGGGGCGGAGCCCCGGCCGGGGGGCAGGGGCCGGGCCCCCCACGCGGCGGAGCCGCATATCGATGCTGCGGGCAGGGGCGGGTAGGCGAAAGATCCGCCGGACACCCCGCAAGGCTGACCGAGCGCCCGACCCGCACCACAGGCTTACCGCGCCGCCCGATCGCACACCGAGGGCAGCGACCGGCCCAGCGCCACACCGTGCAGCGCGTCCAGGTGCCGCCCATGGATCACCGCCGCGGCCCCCACCGTGAGCCGTCCCACGCAGGAGGGAGCCTCCCGCACGGCCGCCGAGTCCGCGATGGCGCGCACGAGCTCCCCGTTGATCCGGTTGATCTCCAACCGGATCCGCCCGAGGTCGGGGCGTTCGGTGGGCGCCTGTGCGGGGTCGGCGTCCCAGCGCCGGTAGAGGCCGCGCTGGACGACCTTGCTGGCCTCGATCTGGTCGCGGAAGATCCTGGACGTCGCCACGGGGTCGGCGCCCAGCTCCTCGGCCTGCCGCGCCACCGCGTCCAGCACCTCCCGCTCCCGCGCGGGGTCGTCGATCGGGCTGTCCGTGCCCCACTTCGCGGCGGCGACCTCATCGGCCACCAGGACCCGCTGCGCGGACAGCTCGACCAGCGGCCGCAGGGTGCCGTGGACAGGTGCCGGACCCGCCGGAGCGGCGAAGGCGGCGGTGGCCCCCGTGGCCAGCGCGGCGGTGGCCAGCGCGGCGATCAGCGCATGACGCGGGGACAGATGCGGTCGCATGGGGGGGTTCCTCTCTCGGCGGGACGGGCGGCCCGAGGCGTCGCCCCGTTGACCCGAGGCGCCCGACGGGTTCAGGAACGATAGGACGCCGCACCCTCGGCACGCCACGGGGCCGGTCCCACGGGAAGCGGGACCGGCCCCGTGGCGCGATGGCCGGATCAGGCGGCACTGGCGCTACTTGGCACTACTCGCATTCAACGGGCCGTCCCGGCCACAGGCTCACTGCGATCCCGCACCCTCCCAGTACGGCGCCCGCAGCCGCCGCTTGTAGAGCTTGCCGTTGGGGTCGCGCGGCATCTCCACAATGAAGTCCACCGACTTGGGGCATTTGTAGCCCGCCAGCCGGGTGGTGCAGTGGGCGAGGATCTCGGCGGCCAGGCCGAGGCCCGGCGCATGCCCCTCGGCCGGTTCCACGACCGCGATGACCTGCTCGCCCCAGTCCTCGTGGGGGATCCCGAAGGCTGCGGCGTCGGCGACGGCCGGATGGGTGAGCAGCGCGGCCTCGATCTCGGCGGGGTAGATGTTGACCCCGCCCGAGATGATCAGGTCGATCTTGCGGTCGCGGAGGTAGAGATAGCCGTCGTCGTCCAGAAGGCCGAGGTCGCCGACGGTGAAGAAGTCGCCGATGCGGTTCTTCTCGGTCTTGCTCTTGTCCTTGTGGTAGGCGAAGCCCCCGGTGCTCATCTTCATGTAGACGGTGCCGAGTTCACCGGCCGGGAGCCGGGTGCCCTCGTCATCGAAGATGGCCAGCTCGCTGATGGGCCAGGGGCGGCCGACGGTCCCCGGCTTCTTCAGCCAGTCCTCTGCCGTGGCGAAGGCGCCGCCGCCCTCGCTGGCCGCGTAGTACTCCTCGACACAGCCGCCCCACCACTCGATCATCGCGCGTTTGACATGGTCGGGGCAGGGTGCGGCGCCATGGATGGCATGGCGCATCGAGGAGACGTCGTAGGACCGCTTGACCTCGTCGGGGAGGGCGAGCAGCCGGTGGAACTGGGTCGGCACCATATGGGTGTGCGTACAGCGGTAGGTGTCGATGAGGCGCAGCATCTCCTGGGGCGTCCACTTGTCCATGAGCACCAGGGGATGGCCGATGTGCAGCGACGAGCTCGCGAACTGCAGTACGGCGGTGTGGTAGAGGGGTGAGCACACCAGATGGACGTGGTCGGGCTCCTCGGAGCGCGGTGTGATGCCGAAGAAGCGCAGAAAGCCGCCGAGGTGGCTCTCCTCGGGGAGCTTCCCGGTCAGCGCACGGCGGATGCCGCGCGGACGGCCCGTGGTGCCGGAGGTGTAGTTCATCACCCAGCCCAGCTCGCGGTCGGCGGGCGGCTCCTCCGGCTGCCCCTCGACGAGTTCGGCGTACGGGCGGAAGCCGTCGAGGGCGCCGACCGCATAGCGGTGGGTCGCGGGCAGCCCCGCCTCGTCGGCGGCCGCGGCCGCCTGCCCGCCGTAGCGCTCATGCGCGATCAGCACCTTGGCGCCGGAGTCGGAGACGATCCAGGCGATCTCGGGGCCGACCAGATGGTGGTTGACCGGCACCAGATAGAGCCCGGCCTGGGTGGCGGCGAGGGCGGCGACGAAGAACTCCACCCCATTGGGCAGGACGACCGCCAGGGCGTCGCCGCGTCGCAGCCCGGCGGCGCGCAG is a window of Streptomyces violaceusniger Tu 4113 DNA encoding:
- a CDS encoding chorismate mutase; this translates as MRPHLSPRHALIAALATAALATGATAAFAAPAGPAPVHGTLRPLVELSAQRVLVADEVAAAKWGTDSPIDDPAREREVLDAVARQAEELGADPVATSRIFRDQIEASKVVQRGLYRRWDADPAQAPTERPDLGRIRLEINRINGELVRAIADSAAVREAPSCVGRLTVGAAAVIHGRHLDALHGVALGRSLPSVCDRAAR
- a CDS encoding thiolase domain-containing protein produces the protein MREVAIVAFGQSDHRRDSAEVSEVEMLMPVLHEVLDAVGLQAGEIDFTCSGSSDYLAGRAFSFTMALDGVGAWPPISESHVEMDGAWALYEAWTRLLTGEAETALVYSYGKSSPGDLREVLTRQLDPYYVAPLWPDSVSLAALQARALLDAEDSGADERALAAVAARSRTAAEDNPHAQVTGSPPPEALLDDPYLVRPLRRHDCPPVGDGAAAVVLAAGDTARRLCHRPAWIRGMDHRTEAHSLGVRDLTRSPSTRLAAERAGAFEAPADLAELHAPFTSQELILRRELGPGLGEGVRVNPSGGALAANPMMAAGLIRLGEAAAAIHRGAADRALAHATSGPCLQQNLVAVLEGDVL
- a CDS encoding Zn-ribbon domain-containing OB-fold protein — its product is MTPAPSPEVLQAPLVVEFPFTRSLGPVQSAFLTGLRERTVLGVRTTDGRVLMPPVEYDPVTADELSDLVEVAPTGTVTTWAWNPAPRRGQPLDTPFAWVLVRLDGADTALLHAVDAPGPDAVRTGMRVRIRWAGERVGAITDIACFEPYDGAEGGEAVPHNGEFTDPVTGIVAPARLDYTYAPGRAQSRYLKALAGRTTQGERCPSCRKVYVPPRGACPTCGVATDEQVEVGPRGTVTTFCIVNIKARNLDIEVPYVYAHIALDGAGLALHGRVGGIPYDQVRMGLRVEPVWSEASRYPDHYRPTGEPDADYDTYKELL
- a CDS encoding acyl-CoA synthetase, whose product is MSPTPNGFWAQAVLEPDRTVFIAPDGEEWTAGRLHSACNRLVAGLRAAGLRRGDALAVVLPNGVEFFVAALAATQAGLYLVPVNHHLVGPEIAWIVSDSGAKVLIAHERYGGQAAAAADEAGLPATHRYAVGALDGFRPYAELVEGQPEEPPADRELGWVMNYTSGTTGRPRGIRRALTGKLPEESHLGGFLRFFGITPRSEEPDHVHLVCSPLYHTAVLQFASSSLHIGHPLVLMDKWTPQEMLRLIDTYRCTHTHMVPTQFHRLLALPDEVKRSYDVSSMRHAIHGAAPCPDHVKRAMIEWWGGCVEEYYAASEGGGAFATAEDWLKKPGTVGRPWPISELAIFDDEGTRLPAGELGTVYMKMSTGGFAYHKDKSKTEKNRIGDFFTVGDLGLLDDDGYLYLRDRKIDLIISGGVNIYPAEIEAALLTHPAVADAAAFGIPHEDWGEQVIAVVEPAEGHAPGLGLAAEILAHCTTRLAGYKCPKSVDFIVEMPRDPNGKLYKRRLRAPYWEGAGSQ
- a CDS encoding acyl-CoA synthetase, encoding MEYNLADLFESIVDTVPGREALVYLDHPGTGAERRLTYAQLDAAANRLAHHLRDSGIAPGEHVGLHLCNGVEYLQTALACVKIRAVPVNVNYRYVEEELVYLYRDADLAALVYDAEFGERVAAALPHTDSLRHLVRVGTGDGPRTSVAFTDAEASGSPERGFPARSADDRFIIYTGGTTGMPKGVMWRQEDLFFSGLGGGAPTGRPVGRPEELAERVAAGGEGLVFFPTPPLMHGTSTLTAFIGFNFGQKVVLHRKFVPQDVLRTVEKEKVTTVSLVGDAMLRPLVDALTGPLKGTDLSSLLSVSSSGAILSETVRAQFAELAPHTLLLNNFGSSESGFNGTATDDSGPEKGFRLRVNARTTVVDPATLAPVAPGEPGRIAQRGHVPLGYYNDAKKTAETFFEADGERWVLLGDMATVDEQGVITVLGRGSQCINTGGEKVYPEEVEQALKAHPDVYDALVAGVPDPRWGHRVAAVVQPRTQTSGLTADAIRDHCRERLAGYKIPRTVVFTDRIQRSPSGKADYRWARAVAQEADRDTPHGG
- a CDS encoding crotonase/enoyl-CoA hydratase family protein, which encodes MTSGTEHLIVERVGATLVLTLNRPEARNALSLPMLVGLYDGWAEADEDDAVRSVVLTGAGGAFCAGMDLKALAGGGRMDGQHVRDRLAADPDLHWKAMLRHHRPRKPVIAAVEGPCVAGGTEILQGTDIRVAGRGATFGLFEVRRGLFPIGGSTVRLARQLPRTHALEMLLTGRPYPAEEAARIGLIGHVVPDGTALGKALEIAELINANGPLAVEAVKASVYETAEMTESDGLKSELERGWPVFDTADAKEGSKAFTEKRPPVYRRA
- a CDS encoding Type 1 glutamine amidotransferase-like domain-containing protein, producing MNFLLTASGLRNETLRDALRDMLGKPFGSANVVYVPTASVAEPGDHGWFVADMNLLHGLGWREFDVLELNGLPRQMVLDRLLHADVIYVEGGSHYHLARSITGNGLADGFLQALENRVYVGVSAGSMIFSRNLTGHSADVIGDATDLHVLGATTVEPPFGLFDWYLKPHLYSPDFPERDDAWADRIAARADFPIYFIDDETAVRVRDGKVDVISEGRWRFHP